A stretch of DNA from Dioscorea cayenensis subsp. rotundata cultivar TDr96_F1 chromosome 4, TDr96_F1_v2_PseudoChromosome.rev07_lg8_w22 25.fasta, whole genome shotgun sequence:
CTTCGtttaattttacataaaaaattattaatttcaaactatattttttaagaaataaaaatatttaaaaaaaatcaaaaaatttaaaatcaagtaaatattaaattattaaatgaattCAAGGTTGTTGTTTGataatttggtttatttttaaaacttcaaattaacaaaCCACAATGAGAATTCAACAcgtgtataattttttaaaccatttttaACCTTCAACTAAATATCTAAACTAGTACACTCTTATCTCGATTCCTAgattatttcatatcattttactttcaaaataaggatcatgttttaaatatatttggatttaatcaaacttttctaaaaaatagtttatttcagtaaataaaaaaatttacaatctttaaaattgtttttgaagggcgttatttgttaatatatcgTTATAAGATGCATTATTATGTTTAAAAACCaactcaaaatatttataaaaaaaaaggttaaattaTACAtgtgtaattttaaatttatttctaattagaaacatataaataaataaaaatgttttacatatattaataatgaCTAATTTTTACAAtgtatctaataaaaaaaaaaacaaagatctcATCTTCAAGAAACTTCTCATTATAAATTTGTCGATATTCACACAGATAATCAAAGATAATATTTACTCATAAcaagaaaattacaaataatttaaattaaataaaaaataagaatccaAATCTCGAGGCAAATGAACGACCATCAACAAACCAAAACCCTTTCCCTCCCAAATGAATAAAAAGTTTCTCATTTAGATTTGGAAAGAAACACtcgaaaaacaaacaaaaatgaataaataatataaaaaaaaattaaaaataaaaaaaatggcagTTCTTCTCCGGCGTCTcgttcatctccttctccttctcctcctcctcgccGCCGACGTGCCCATCTTCTGCCGCGCAGCGCCGGCGGCGGACGCCACCGCGATGGCCTCCATCGCCCATTCCCTGACCGGCGTCCCATCGAATTGGGTTCCAGGTAACGATCCTTGCAACCCAAAATGGGATTTTGTAAGCTGCACCGCCGGCCGTGTCGTCTCCCTCAACCTCGGCAACCTATCCCTCTCCGGCGTGCTCTCCGAATCCATCAATGGCCTTGTTGCCCTCACTTCCCTTCAACTCCAACACAACAACATCTCCGGCCCTCTCCCATCCTTCTCCTCCCTCTCAAATCTCCAGCAATTGCTTTTAGATTTCAACTCCTTCTCCTCCGTCCCTGATGATTTCCTCTCCGGTTTCACCGCCATTCGGTTAATCAACCTTGACTCCAATCCCTTCGTTCCTTGGTCGATATCCAATGCGGCAAATGTTTGTGTGAATCTTCAAAGGTTTTCGGCTATGAGAGCTAACATGATCGGTACCATTCCGGAGTTTTTCGGCTCGTTTTCGTTCTTGCAGTATTTGAGGCTTCCTTATAATGATCTCTCCGGGGTTATTCCTGTGTCATTGGTTGGATTGAAGAAACTCAGATATGTTGATTTCACTGGCAATAATCTCAGTGGGGTGGTGCCAAATTTCAGCCCTAATGTCACCTTGATGGTGTCTGGGAATCCTTTTCTTGTGCATGATGAAAATGGAAGTGGAAGTGGAAGTGGAGGCAGTCCtgctccttctccttctctggTAGTAAGTCCTCTTCCATCATTCAATCCTATTACTCCACCATTCAATCCTATTATACATAAGCCCCCTCCTCTTCCTGCACCGCCTAGAAGCCCTTTAcggccaccaccaccaccagatGTGCATAGATTGCATCCTTTGTCTGCCGGTATTATCATTGGTATAGTTTTTGgaattgtttttgttatattgGTTGGCGGACTCTGTTGTTTATGGCGTTGGAGGAAGGGGAGAAAGAAATTTGATATgattaatcttgattgtctaaatGATACTCAAGAATGTATGGAGAAAGGCATTcggattttggagaaaaagtTGAGCAATGGCTTCCATAATATAAAGAATTTTGGGAAAGAATGTGATAGTCTCGCATTGATGAAAGCTCATGGCCAACCCATGTCCCTTAAGACACTGAGGAAGGCTACGAATAACTTTTGTCAGACTAATTTTTTGGGTAGGGGTGGTTTTGGTGTGGTGTTTAGAGGAGAGCTCAATGGAACCATTGTAGCCGTGAAGAGATCTAATTCTTTTTTTGGTGAAGTAGATGAGAGGTCTTTTAATGCTGAGATTAGTATGATCAAGACTGTTAGGCACCGGAATTTGGTTGCCCTTTTAGGTTACTGCATGAAGAAAGAGGAGAGACTCTTGGTCTATGAATTCATGTCTAACGGCACTCTTGCTGATCACTTGTTTTATCCATGTAAGAGAACCTATCCTCTTGATTGGAAACAAAGGGTCACCATTGCACTTGATGTGGCTAGAGGAATGGACTACCTGCATAGCTTGGCAAATGAGTCTTTCATTCACAGGGATTTGAAGCCATCAAACATTCTTTTGAATGATGATTTGAGGGCCAAGGTTTCCGATTTTGGGTTGGTCAAGCTTGTACATACAATGCGCCCTATGACGACCAAACTTGCTGGCACATTCGGATATCTAGCACCAGAATATGCATGTGAGTTTTCTAGCCTTCTTACTACTTCATCCATTTCCATTCAtctcttgatttattttatggtTTCTCAAATGCTTAGCTGAATGCTTCTTGagatatgtatatacatacatgaatATGTGATAATAATAAGTTAAGGATGAAATGCAATACTTAATCGATTGCATGCACTTACCACAGTGCTTCGACTTTTGCTTCTTGCATTGTTATTGCATTCAACGGGGTTTATGTCTCTTTAATCTACATCAATTTTAACACCAATTGCTTGTCATTACATGTCATATTAATCATAATGCTCTTAAATTCATGCATATATTACCACTGGAGTTCATATTCCTTCGATGTGCTCTTGTATCACATTAATATTTTTGGTTTACTACTCCTTTTTCCTTCTAGTGAATCTACTTTTGTTCTGTTACTAATGTATTACCCTGCCCTTAGAAAGAtggtgattatttttttttcctggatTCTTGAGTTCATGATGAACTCTTATACACACTGCTTCTtgatgaacatgaacaactTGCTTGTTatcctttcctttttctttccatttaCTTAGAAGAATTTCTTCAAATTGTAGGTTTCTCTATGCCATAAGGTAGCTATGTGCACTCTGTCCTGAAGATTTTAGGAACATATATATCAGCCTGTTATTAGTGGAGAATCCCTATCTTGAAATTTGACAAATTCTTAGGAGTCAGTGAGAAAGCCTGGTGAGTCCATGGCAAGTAGTGTCATGGTTACCAAtgaatgttttagatttttaaaagaCAACAACTCACTCCCCTTCATTATATCAATTATATCAAACTATCATTGTTTGTGGTGGAAgtatttatgtaaatttatttttagggttttgggcagagaaaaaaaaaaaattgaaaatgattgtTCTCTCCTGATACCTAAACCCTAAGCAAAGAAATTCCACAGTTGAACTACTGGAATGACCTAGAAatctgaatttaatttttttcgaTTGAAAATGTAGGCTTTCCTTCATACAACTAATTGAAGTTGCATCCATTAAAATGGAGGAATTATAAATTTCCTAAATAATAGATAGGAATACCGCAAATAAAGCTATTGCCACCCCCATACTAGCTCATGCTTGACTACCCAGTTAGATAGACTGCTTTGCATCTTCTTGATTTCTCCACATTTATTTGTACTCatacttattattaatttgcACATTTATGAAAGTATTTTTccaaatactaataaaaataaaaattttaaaaattgattggccctttcttattttttagacAACACAATTgcacataaatttatttatttttacggAATTAAAATCTAAGGGTACATATTCAAATTGTTGGCAATGTATATAAGAAATTGGATAAGACTCTTGACATTATGCTGTCAATAAGCATCTTCACAGTTGCTGCAAAACAACTTGTCGTCTAATTTGCCGCAAATGGTTTTGCTGCAAAATAGGCCTTGAGTGCAAGTTtacttatatttaaataataacttcAGTGTTTAACATCTAAATTAAGCCACTTCTATGGAAGTAGACTTGTTTTACACCCTGTGCATATGTTTTGATAGAATGATATCTTTGGAAGATTTAACAGATGTGTTTCATTCTTGGATCATTTGGAAATCCATGATAaattaattgcaaaattttCTTTGGCTGCAAGTCTA
This window harbors:
- the LOC120258788 gene encoding receptor-like kinase TMK4; amino-acid sequence: MAVLLRRLVHLLLLLLLLAADVPIFCRAAPAADATAMASIAHSLTGVPSNWVPGNDPCNPKWDFVSCTAGRVVSLNLGNLSLSGVLSESINGLVALTSLQLQHNNISGPLPSFSSLSNLQQLLLDFNSFSSVPDDFLSGFTAIRLINLDSNPFVPWSISNAANVCVNLQRFSAMRANMIGTIPEFFGSFSFLQYLRLPYNDLSGVIPVSLVGLKKLRYVDFTGNNLSGVVPNFSPNVTLMVSGNPFLVHDENGSGSGSGGSPAPSPSLVVSPLPSFNPITPPFNPIIHKPPPLPAPPRSPLRPPPPPDVHRLHPLSAGRGERNLI
- the LOC120259449 gene encoding receptor-like kinase TMK4, which codes for MKAHGQPMSLKTLRKATNNFCQTNFLGRGGFGVVFRGELNGTIVAVKRSNSFFGEVDERSFNAEISMIKTVRHRNLVALLGYCMKKEERLLVYEFMSNGTLADHLFYPCKRTYPLDWKQRVTIALDVARGMDYLHSLANESFIHRDLKPSNILLNDDLRAKVSDFGLVKLVHTMRPMTTKLAGTFGYLAPEYAFNGKVTKKVDVYAFGVVLMEIITSKKALDPSFPEDEHHIVVLFKKSFETENQFKQFMDPVFCVDNEAYACARKVSELAIYCTARDPQHRPEMCHAVNVLGPMVEKQWSRPSSGSLQPGLDYSFPQFNGLLLSPTSSMTNYGEQSTFTGANLTL